A window from Theropithecus gelada isolate Dixy chromosome 1, Tgel_1.0, whole genome shotgun sequence encodes these proteins:
- the SLC19A2 gene encoding thiamine transporter 1 isoform X2, translated as MDVPGPVCRRAAAAAVLLRTARVPRECWFLPTALLCAYGFFASLRPSEPFLTPYLLGPDKNLTDREEPKPDRLLVLKVLWNDFLMCYSSRPLLCWSVWWALSTCGYFQVVNYTQGLWEKVMPSRYAAIYNGGVEAVSTLLGAVAVFAVGYIKISWSTWGEMTLSLFSLLIAAAVYIMDTVGNIWVCYASYVVFRIIYMLLITIATFQIAANLSMERYALVFGVNTFIALALQTLLTLIVVDASGLGLEITTQFLIYAGYFALIAVVFLASAAVSIMKKCRKLEDPESSSQVTTS; from the exons ATGGATGTGCCCGGCCCGGTATGTCGGCGCGCCGCGGCGGCCGCTGTGCTCTTGCGCACCGCTCGGGTCCCTCGTGAGTGCTGGTTCTTGCCCACCGCGCTGCTCTGCGCCTATGGTTTCTTCGCCAGCCTCAGGCCGTCCGAGCCCTTCCTGACCCCGTACCTGCTGGGGCCGGACAAGAACCTGACCGACAGAGAG GAACCCAAGCCAGACCGTCTCCTTGTGTTGAAAGTACTATGGAATGATTTCCTGATGTGCTACTCCTCTCGCCCTCTTCTCTGCTGGTCTGTGTGGTGGGCCCTCTCTACCTGTGGCTATTTTCAAGTTGTGAACTACACACAGGGCCTGTGGGAGAAAGTGATGCCTTCTCGCTATGCTGCTATCTATAATGGTGGTGTGGAGGCTGTTTCAACCTTACTGG GTGCTGTTGCTGTGTTTGCAGTTGGTTATATAAAAATATCCTGGTCAACTTGGGGAGAAATGACgttatctctcttttctctcctgatTGCTGCTGCAGTGTATATCATGGACACTGTGGGTAACATTTGGGTGTGCTATGCATCCTATGTTGTCTTCAGAATCATCTACATGTTACTCATCACCATAGCAAC ttttcaaattgCTGCAAACCTCAGCATGGAACGCTATGCCCTAGTATTTGGTGTAAATACCTTCATTGCCCTGGCACTACAGACGCTGCTCACTCTAATTGTGGTAGATGCCAGTGGCCTTGGATTAGAAATTACCACTCAG TTTTTGATCTATGCCGGTTATTTTGCACTCATCGCTGTGGTTTTCCTGGCCAGTGCTGCAGTCAGTATTATGAAGAAATGTAGAAAGCTGGAAGATCCAGAATCAAGTTCTCAAGTAACCACTTCATAA
- the SLC19A2 gene encoding thiamine transporter 1 isoform X1, whose product MDVPGPVCRRAAAAAVLLRTARVPRECWFLPTALLCAYGFFASLRPSEPFLTPYLLGPDKNLTDREVFNEIYPVWTYSYLVLLFPVFLATDYLRYKPVVLLQGLSLIVTWFMLLYAQGLLAIQFLEFFYGIATATEIAYYSYIYSVVDLGMYQKVTSYCRSATLVGFTVGSVLGQILVSVAGWSLFSLNVISLTCVSVAFAVAWFLPMPQKSLFFHHIPSTCQRVNGIKVQNGGIVTDTPASNHLPGWEDIESKIPLNMEEPPMEEPEPKPDRLLVLKVLWNDFLMCYSSRPLLCWSVWWALSTCGYFQVVNYTQGLWEKVMPSRYAAIYNGGVEAVSTLLGAVAVFAVGYIKISWSTWGEMTLSLFSLLIAAAVYIMDTVGNIWVCYASYVVFRIIYMLLITIATFQIAANLSMERYALVFGVNTFIALALQTLLTLIVVDASGLGLEITTQFLIYAGYFALIAVVFLASAAVSIMKKCRKLEDPESSSQVTTS is encoded by the exons ATGGATGTGCCCGGCCCGGTATGTCGGCGCGCCGCGGCGGCCGCTGTGCTCTTGCGCACCGCTCGGGTCCCTCGTGAGTGCTGGTTCTTGCCCACCGCGCTGCTCTGCGCCTATGGTTTCTTCGCCAGCCTCAGGCCGTCCGAGCCCTTCCTGACCCCGTACCTGCTGGGGCCGGACAAGAACCTGACCGACAGAGAG GTCTTCAATGAAATTTATCCAGTATGGACTTACTCTTACCTGGTGCTACTGTTTCCTGTGTTCCTTGCTACCGACTACCTCCGTTATAAACCTGTTGTTCTACTGCAGGGGCTCAGCCTTATTGTTACATGGTTTATGCTGCTCTATGCCCAGGGACTGTTGGCCATtcaatttctagaatttttttatgGCATAGCCACAGCCACTGAAATTGCCTATTACTCTTATATCTACAGTGTGGTAGACCTGGGCATGTACCAGAAAGTCACAAGTTACTGTCGAAGTGCCACTTTGGTGGGCTTTACAGTGGGCTCTGTCCTAGGGCAAATCCTTGTCTCAGTGGCAGGCTGGTCGCTGTTCAGCCTGAATGTCATCTCTCTCACCTGTGTTTCAGTGGCTTTTGCTGTGGCCTGGTTTTTACCTATGCCACAGAAGAGCCTCTTCTTTCACCACATTCCTTCTACCTGCCAGAGAGTGAATGGTATCAAGGTACAAAATGGTGGCATTGTTACTGACACCCCAGCGTCTAACCACCTTCCTGGCTGGGAGGACATTGAGTCAAAAATCCCTCTAAATATGGAGGAGCCTCCCATGGAGGAACCG GAACCCAAGCCAGACCGTCTCCTTGTGTTGAAAGTACTATGGAATGATTTCCTGATGTGCTACTCCTCTCGCCCTCTTCTCTGCTGGTCTGTGTGGTGGGCCCTCTCTACCTGTGGCTATTTTCAAGTTGTGAACTACACACAGGGCCTGTGGGAGAAAGTGATGCCTTCTCGCTATGCTGCTATCTATAATGGTGGTGTGGAGGCTGTTTCAACCTTACTGG GTGCTGTTGCTGTGTTTGCAGTTGGTTATATAAAAATATCCTGGTCAACTTGGGGAGAAATGACgttatctctcttttctctcctgatTGCTGCTGCAGTGTATATCATGGACACTGTGGGTAACATTTGGGTGTGCTATGCATCCTATGTTGTCTTCAGAATCATCTACATGTTACTCATCACCATAGCAAC ttttcaaattgCTGCAAACCTCAGCATGGAACGCTATGCCCTAGTATTTGGTGTAAATACCTTCATTGCCCTGGCACTACAGACGCTGCTCACTCTAATTGTGGTAGATGCCAGTGGCCTTGGATTAGAAATTACCACTCAG TTTTTGATCTATGCCGGTTATTTTGCACTCATCGCTGTGGTTTTCCTGGCCAGTGCTGCAGTCAGTATTATGAAGAAATGTAGAAAGCTGGAAGATCCAGAATCAAGTTCTCAAGTAACCACTTCATAA